Proteins encoded together in one Ferroglobus placidus DSM 10642 window:
- a CDS encoding biotin--[acetyl-CoA-carboxylase] ligase gives MCADLAISLKDKRLKIYELLRKGYSGERIAKTLGISRSAVWKFVEKLRSLGYEIDRNYNILSIPDPSPLDAALCSKKLGVEKFLYFEEVDSTNNVAKKEERSCVLAKRQTAGRGRLGRKWESEEGGLYFSFEFPRKVPAVKAHRVTILTGLVVAKTLEKFNAKIKWPNDILIDGKKVSGILCELVGEELSSRVIVGVGINVKNELPEELKDRATTLKNYNVSITEIFCSFANNFAEVLNLEWSKILEKWRQLLDTIGKEVEVRAGSEVYRGIALDVDDEGALIVKCGDELERVFSGECFYM, from the coding sequence ATGTGCGCTGACCTCGCGATAAGCTTGAAGGATAAAAGATTGAAAATCTATGAACTTCTAAGAAAAGGTTACAGCGGAGAAAGAATAGCCAAGACTCTCGGAATAAGCAGAAGTGCCGTCTGGAAGTTCGTAGAGAAGTTGAGAAGCCTCGGTTACGAGATAGATAGGAACTACAACATTCTCTCCATTCCAGACCCATCTCCTTTGGATGCAGCCCTATGCTCGAAGAAGCTCGGGGTCGAGAAGTTTCTGTACTTCGAAGAGGTGGATTCGACGAACAACGTTGCCAAGAAAGAAGAAAGAAGCTGCGTTCTTGCTAAGAGGCAAACCGCTGGGAGGGGAAGGCTTGGGAGGAAGTGGGAAAGCGAAGAAGGTGGACTCTACTTTTCTTTCGAATTTCCGAGAAAAGTCCCGGCTGTTAAAGCTCATAGAGTCACGATTCTCACCGGACTTGTCGTTGCTAAAACTTTAGAGAAATTCAACGCGAAAATAAAGTGGCCCAACGACATTTTGATAGATGGAAAAAAAGTATCTGGAATTTTATGCGAACTCGTCGGAGAGGAGCTTTCCTCGAGGGTGATCGTAGGCGTCGGGATAAACGTTAAGAACGAGCTCCCCGAAGAGTTGAAAGATAGAGCGACGACGCTGAAAAATTACAACGTGAGCATAACGGAAATTTTCTGTTCTTTCGCAAACAACTTCGCCGAGGTCTTAAACCTCGAGTGGAGTAAAATTCTCGAAAAGTGGAGGCAATTGCTCGATACGATAGGGAAAGAGGTCGAAGTTAGAGCTGGTAGCGAGGTTTACAGAGGAATCGCTCTGGACGTGGACGATGAAGGAGCTTTAATCGTTAAATGCGGAGACGAACTCGAGAGGGTCTTCAGCGGGGAGTGCTTTTACATGTGA
- a CDS encoding cell division protein SepF, protein MGLIDKIFGGKQEAVSVEEYEELDLSEYEAELTEGETYIRVVEVTGLNEVPEIRRQVYDGNIVIAEITFIKHDKLTLDRIIKDLRQLAEDVGGDIVGLGEDYIIVTPLGIKIDRNKIRGIRS, encoded by the coding sequence ATGGGACTCATCGACAAAATATTCGGCGGGAAACAGGAAGCCGTAAGCGTAGAAGAATACGAGGAGCTCGATCTGAGTGAATACGAAGCTGAGCTTACAGAAGGGGAAACGTACATAAGAGTGGTGGAAGTTACCGGTTTAAACGAGGTTCCGGAGATAAGGAGGCAAGTTTACGATGGAAACATAGTTATAGCGGAGATTACCTTCATAAAGCACGACAAACTAACTCTGGACAGGATAATAAAAGATCTGAGACAGCTTGCGGAAGATGTGGGAGGAGACATAGTCGGGCTCGGAGAGGATTACATCATCGTAACGCCTCTCGGAATTAAAATTGACAGAAACAAGATTAGGGGAATTAGATCATGA
- a CDS encoding ZPR1 zinc finger domain-containing protein translates to MNCPKCGEELNLLTAFYDAPYAGRILITTISCSCGFKHSDVFIGEFKDPVRFTLKVDKSNLFAKVVRSASGTIRIPELGLAMEPGPASQGFITNVEGVLMRFEDVVEMAKRWNSDDEEKVRICEEILEKLKAVREGEESVTLIVEDPFGNSTIISDEVFMEKLSQEEASKLKTGLTIVDIVGEEELMSLKENLEE, encoded by the coding sequence ATGAACTGTCCGAAGTGCGGAGAAGAATTAAATTTACTGACGGCTTTTTACGACGCTCCATACGCTGGAAGAATTCTGATTACCACGATCTCTTGCAGCTGCGGTTTTAAGCATTCGGACGTTTTCATAGGAGAGTTCAAAGACCCCGTGAGATTTACTTTGAAAGTCGACAAGAGCAACCTCTTCGCCAAAGTCGTTAGATCAGCTTCCGGCACTATCAGAATTCCGGAACTCGGCTTGGCTATGGAACCTGGTCCAGCGAGTCAGGGATTTATAACGAACGTTGAAGGAGTTCTGATGAGGTTCGAAGATGTTGTAGAAATGGCTAAGAGGTGGAACAGCGATGACGAAGAGAAGGTAAGGATCTGCGAAGAAATCTTAGAAAAACTCAAAGCGGTTAGAGAAGGGGAAGAATCCGTTACGCTGATAGTAGAAGATCCATTCGGCAACAGTACGATAATAAGCGACGAAGTTTTTATGGAAAAGCTCAGTCAGGAGGAGGCTTCAAAGCTCAAAACCGGATTGACAATAGTCGATATCGTTGGAGAAGAAGAGTTGATGAGCTTGAAGGAGAATTTGGAAGAGTAA
- a CDS encoding type II toxin-antitoxin system VapC family toxin, protein MIYADTDFFLALLKEKDWLKERAKRLLKEYEGQITTSAITFIELALIAKRYGLDVVRIFTSVMTLCGIDDERLLKAAIFIRDYGLGVFDAFHAAYCGGKIISSDSSYDKVGIERIKLEEV, encoded by the coding sequence ATGATCTACGCCGATACGGATTTCTTTCTCGCCCTTCTCAAGGAGAAAGACTGGCTGAAGGAGAGAGCGAAAAGACTTTTGAAAGAGTATGAGGGGCAGATAACGACATCCGCTATCACTTTTATTGAGCTTGCCCTCATCGCCAAAAGATACGGTCTCGACGTCGTGAGAATATTCACGAGCGTCATGACACTGTGCGGAATAGACGATGAAAGACTGCTTAAGGCGGCAATATTTATCAGAGACTACGGTCTCGGAGTCTTCGACGCCTTTCATGCTGCCTACTGTGGGGGAAAGATAATTAGCTCCGACTCTTCCTATGACAAAGTGGGAATAGAGAGGATTAAGCTTGAAGAGGTATAG
- a CDS encoding AbrB/MazE/SpoVT family DNA-binding domain-containing protein, whose protein sequence is MWAKVDERGRVYLPKSVRSRIGKEVFVVEVKDGILLIPKPADPIKELEKEGKKLPSKSIEDLRREIVEEAMEEIE, encoded by the coding sequence ATGTGGGCTAAAGTTGATGAAAGAGGGAGGGTGTATTTGCCGAAGAGTGTCAGAAGTAGGATAGGCAAAGAGGTCTTCGTTGTTGAGGTCAAGGACGGCATTCTGCTGATACCGAAGCCTGCGGATCCAATTAAAGAACTTGAAAAGGAGGGTAAAAAGTTACCATCAAAGTCGATTGAGGATCTTAGAAGGGAGATAGTAGAGGAAGCGATGGAGGAGATTGAATGA
- a CDS encoding GNAT family N-acetyltransferase, translating into MNFPKKVKIANGEEITLRFPKKDDLEKLIRMYTTLSENSLRFLRPYEFSKEEVKKMFERVDFENVYSVVAENEKGEIVAESRLIKVSENSAELAVIVHDSYQNKKLGQTLAREMIEFAKSRGFKRLIAFINERNRAALHIFEKLGFKVEARSYLEPSIMGKSGAALKLVLQI; encoded by the coding sequence GTGAACTTTCCCAAGAAAGTAAAAATTGCAAACGGCGAAGAAATTACGCTCAGATTCCCTAAGAAAGACGATTTGGAGAAGTTGATAAGGATGTACACAACGCTATCCGAAAATTCACTCCGATTTCTCAGACCTTACGAGTTTTCGAAGGAAGAAGTCAAAAAGATGTTCGAAAGAGTCGATTTCGAAAACGTTTACTCTGTTGTTGCGGAAAACGAAAAGGGGGAAATCGTGGCTGAAAGCAGACTGATAAAGGTGAGCGAAAATTCCGCTGAGCTGGCTGTCATAGTTCACGACAGCTACCAAAACAAAAAGCTCGGACAGACCCTTGCGAGGGAAATGATAGAGTTCGCAAAGAGCAGAGGGTTCAAAAGATTAATAGCGTTCATAAATGAGAGAAATCGCGCTGCTTTACACATCTTCGAAAAGTTAGGGTTTAAAGTTGAAGCCCGCTCTTACCTTGAGCCGAGCATAATGGGGAAAAGTGGGGCTGCTTTAAAGCTCGTTCTCCAAATTTAA